The genomic window TATCTATCTCCCCGTGAGAGGTCTTCAGCTTCCCCCTACGTGCCTTGCCGTCCCTGGTTATAACCTTAAAATCAAACATAGGTGGTATATTTTATTACTCAAAGAGAGGAGGGTGAGCCATGAAACTGTTGGTTTTTCTTTTATCGGTATTCTTCTCCGTATCCTGGGCTGATGAGTTCATAGAAAACATGATAAAGAAGCTTGATGAAAGGGGGGACAAAGCCTGGTGGTGGGATGAGAGGTGGTGGAACGATGGATACATAGAGCCTCCTAAGAATTATCAGGTTGAGGTTAACTGGGTTACCGTAAAGAACGGAGAGGTTGAGATTCCCGTGATGGTAGCCAGACCCAGAGAGAAAGGTAAGTTTCCGGGCGTTCTCTTCCTTCATGGAAGAAGGGGTTTAGATGAGTTATTCCAGCTCCACGCCAAAAGACTGGCGGCGAGAGGCTTCATTGTTGTAGCACCAGACCTTTACACGGGAAGGTTTATAGAGAAGTTTCCAATTGAGCACGACCCAGTGGTTGAAGAGGACGCCAACAAGGTGCTGGACTATGCCCTATCAAGGGAAGATATAGAGCCTAAAAAGGTCTGCGTTTACGGGCTTACAAGGGGAGGTTTTTACTCCCTCAGGCTTCTCGTGGCAAAGAACAGGCAGGTTAGGGACATAGCTTGCTGGGTTGGATACTATCCTCACCTGCAGGACCCAAACAGACCAGAACCCATGCAGGTTTACAGGTATCACGAAGATATAGAGAAGGTTACAGTTCCCGTAATGTTCTTCGTTGGAAGCGAGGAGCAGTATCAGCGGCTTAGACCAGCTCTTATGGCGATTGACTACCTGAAGAGCCATGGGAGAGAGGCATATATAGTCGTTTACCCAGGAGTTGGAAGGGGCTTTGACTTCAGGGATGGGAACAGAAGAAGGTTTGCCGATGACCTTGCCTCAAAGGACGCTATAGTGAGAGCGGCAAAGTTCATGGAAAAAAACCTTAAAGTTAAAGAAAGTCCTTGACTTATATAGAGCCTTAATCTATATTGTTCAGTGAACTTGGAGCCTAACGATAGGGGAGGGCGCCTTACCCTTTCGCGGTTTCAGGTTCAAAGAAATTTTTAGGAGGTTTTAGTTCCATGGGTCTCACAGGCACAGTTAAGTGGTTTAGCAAGGACAAAGGATACGGGTTTATCACCCGTGACGACAACGAGGGCGATGTTTTCGTCCACTTCACAGCCATCCAGAGAGAAGGCTTCAAGACCCTTGAGCAGGGTCAAAGAGTGGAGTTTGAGATTGAAGAAGACGCAAAGGGTCCAAGAGCCAAGAACGTCGTAATCTTAAACGGTCAGTAAAGAGCAAGCTCTCTAAGTATGTGAAGTTTTTGGAGGTTCCCCCTCTCCGGGGGAACTTCTTTATCACCTAATTTCAAACCCACCGGATAACCCAGTCTGATTAGCTCAATTGTAAGGTAAGCGAGTTTTGATAACCTTGTTTCTATGTCTCCCTCAACCATATCAAGGGTAAGCACAACAGGTTCTTTCTCCTCGTCAAGCATCTCTCTAACCAGCAGTTCATCCTTCTTAGCACTCAACTTCCAGTGAATGAGCTTTATAGGTTCGCCCGCATACTCCCTTATGCTCTTGAGTTCTTCATAGCCTTTGGTAAGAAAAGGATAGGGAGAGTGTCCCTCCATTGACGAACCTGAGCTCAATATGCGAAGGGAAGTTACGATAGGAGCAGGAAAGACCACAATCGGAACGTCCAGGGATATATCCATAGACCTTACAAACATACCGAGTGGGAAATCGGAGCTGAGGGTGAGCCTAACCCTATCAACTCTTCCCCGCTTTTCAAATAGAAAACCTAAATGTGTCTCCCTTTCCCTTCTGTCTACAATCGGGAACAGTGTCTCGTCTATTCCGGAGGAGACCCTTATCAAAAAGGAAGGAATAACACTGCTCTTTCTAGCGATAACCCTGAAGGATGCTCTCCTGTGGGCATAAATTTCTGGTGGTGGGATGAGGCGGACTTCTATGTTTTTAAGGTTTATTATTGAGCTAATACCAGATGTGAGCATAAGGGCAAGCATTGATGAGACAAGTATGTAAAGAAGGTTATTGCCCGTGTTTGCTGCAGCAACTCCTAAAAACACAGTTATCCCTATGAATATAGCCCCGGACCTCTTTACCTTAACCTTCATCTCTTCTTTATCAAATTGTCTCCCAGTATATTGAAGGCAAGTATCGTTAAGAATATAGCCATGCCTGGAGAAAGCATCCAGGGGAAAGAGGAGAGTATGTTCGTATTCCTGACCTCTGAGAGCATGTTTCCCCAGCTTGGTTCTGGTTCCTGTATGCCCAGACCCAGAAGACTCAAAGCAGCTTCGCCGAGTATGTAAGCAGGTATAGAAAGGGTAGCAGATACAATGAGGTAGTAATAGGTGTTTGGAAGGATATGTTTTCTGAGTATTCGGAAAGTTCCAGCACCGTAAGTTTTAGCTGCTAATACAAACTCCCTCTCTCTTATGGATAGGACCATACCCCTTACAACCCTTGCAAGTCCAGCCCAACCCAGGAGAGACAGAATGAAAACGATCATCAGAAATATCTGTCCACTGGAAAGTTCCAATGGGAATACAGCTCTCAGGGAGAGAAGTAGGTAGAAGGTCGGTATGGACATGAGAATTTCAACAAGTCTCATCGTAAGGGAGTCTATCCTTCCCCCGAAGTATCCAGAGATTCCTCCCACGATTGCGCCTATGAAGAAGGTCACCAATGTACCTATTATCCCCACACCGAGAGAGTACCTCGCTCCGTAAAGGAGTCTTGAGAATACGTCCCTACCCAGCTTATCACCTCCAAGCAGGTAGAGCTTACAGGGCTTTTCAACGCTTACGAGCTTAAAACCGAACTCCGTCTTTGATAAGAACCTCAGCCTACAGGATATACTTTCATTCTCCCTGTACACTTTAAACAATGGGTCCTGCAGCTCATAGAGATTAACGTAAGGTAAGGTGAGCCTTCCTTCCTTCACGATATGTACCCTTGTAGGAGGATGGTAAGGAGACTTCCTATTCTGAAGGTCGTAAGGATATGGAGCTATAAAGTCCGCAAGCAGGGCAGACAGGAAGAGCAAAATGATAAGTGTAAGAGAGAATTTGACCCCTGCGTTCATAGTCTGTTATTGATTATATCCTTACCCAAGTACCCTGCTCAGCAAGCTCTCTTTTTTCATAGAAAGAGCCTCCGGACCTAAGGAGAAAAGCCCAAAGGTTCTGAGTATGCGGTCATCTATAAGGACTCCTTCCCTGTTCCCCTCAAGCCTTTTGATAACCTGCTTCACCTCTATCTCCACTCTCCTCACGTCTCCATGGTACCGGTCTCTTTCAAGTATATCAGCGAGCCTTCTCTCAAGTCCTCCCTCAACGGCATTTAAATTCTCAATGAAATCCTTTGTCTTTCCACCTATGGGCGGTGGCTGTAAAGCCTCTTCCCGTATGAGCCTCTTCAAAAGGTTAGCCCTTATATGCCCTATCCCCTTTATACCTCCTAAGGAGCTGTACTCTTCCGTGAGTCCGTACTTCACCGAGTGGGCTATCCGGAGTATCTCTTCGTTTGACCAATCCAAGTCCCCAAAGCTCCTTATATCAAGGAGAATTCTCAGGAGGTGCAAGGCATCCGTCCCAAGATAGGAGAACTCACCGGGTGGGTTCTGAATATTCCTGTACTTAAAGGTCAGCCCTTCTATGTAGAAGAGAAACTGGTCCGTGTTGTCCGCAAAGCACTCACCACCGCAGGGTGCAAGCTTACTCCTTATGTAAAACTCATCTTCGGGGAAACTCTCTCCCCTCTTGACGAACTCGTACAAACCATCAAAACGCTTCACGAAGAGCAAAGGTCTGACAACTGTAAGCTTATCAAGCCTCAGAAGTTTCCTCCTCAGGAACTCTTCGTAGTTTATCGGGGACATACCTGACCTTATACAGAAGAGCGCTTTGTCTGATAACCTGTTGTTCTCTATGTACCCCCTTTCCTCAAGCCACTCATAAATATCATCTATCATGGGGTCTCTTGAATACTCTTTCAGGGAGAAGGTTCTCTTTAGGAAGTTTCTAAACTTCTTCCCCTCATACAGAAAGCCTATGAGAACAAATAAACTCAAAACCTTCTCAAGTTCCTCACTGAGCTCGCCTTCCTCAACCTGTTTCTTCATGTAGGGGGTGAATTCGCCCTCAAGGCTTTTCCGTAACTCTTCCTCAAGGGTGTGGGGTTTTGCCCCGTAAGGGAGGAGGTAGGAGTATCCCTTTTCCTTTATTCCAAGCCTTCCCGCTCTGCCTTCCATCTGGAGTATATCAAGCTGACTCGGAAATACCTTTATCTTCCCTTCCCTTCTGTCATAGAAGGCTCTCACACCTATCATAACGGTGTCGGCAGGAAGGTTTACCCCGTAGGCTAAGGTGTGGGTAGCCACCAGCACAGGGAGTTCCCCTTTCCTGAAGGCTCTCTCTATCTCCTCCCTCTCCTCCTTGGGTATGTCAGCGTTGTGAAAGGCAAGCTCCACCTCTTCACGCTCCTCCTTGTCAAAGGGGACGGTCTCGTTCATAACCCCTATCTTCTCCCTGTTGGCAAGTTCAAGAACCTTCCAACCAACGTTCTTCTTGTGGACGAAGAGTATAACCTGCTCGTCTGGCTTCTTTAGTTCGTAGAGGGCAGTCAGAAGCTTAGCTGCGAGCCTCTCATCCTGCTCCTTTACCTTTACAAATTCCCTGAACTCGGTTAGAGGTATGACCTTTCTTTCAAGGGGCACAGGCCTCCAGAAGGATTCTATGAAAAGCTCAGCCTTTATCCACTTAGCAAGGCTCACACTCCCGGGGAGAGTTGCAGAGAGTCCAAGGAGTTCAACTCCCCTCTCCAGAAGGTGAGTGATTATCTCCTCAAGAACCCAACCCCGTGAACCCATGAGGTGGTGAACCTCATCTATAACTATGCTCCCAGCCTCCATAACCCACTGGAGCTTGTTCCTCAAAGCAAGGGCTAAGTTCTCGTAGGTTGCTACAACGACTTCCGAGCGGCTCGTTTTATAGAGTTCAATTATGTCCCCCGTTCTGACATCAACCCTTTCACCGAACAAACCTTTGAGCTCAAGGGCTTTCTCATATACAAGGGATTTTGTAGGAGCCGTATAGACCTTCTTCCCCTTTTTTCCCTTCATAAAGGCAAAGGCTATCAGGCTCTTTCCTGCCGAGGTGGGAGCTGTCACAAGGGCGTTGCCTTTTCTGTATTTTTTGAAGAAGAGTGTCTGGATAGGGTTAAGAAACTTGAAGGGGACCCTTTCATCAAGGGTTCTCCCCTCCACAAGCTCCTCCCTTATGGGTTTGCCCGCAGGGGTTTTGTAAAGTAGCATTCCACCCGGAGGGTCTATGCTGAACTCGGAGCTCTCAAGGACAAGGTAGTGTTTCATACAGAGGTAATTATAAGCTTACGGGCAACCGCTACCATCAGTTTCAAAATACTCACCAAGGCACGCGTCAAAACAGAAACCCCAGTTGGGGAGCAATGCATGAACACCGTGTATTTTATAAACCTCTCCCCCAGTCCCAGCACAGCTCGCTAACTTTTCATAGGACAATTGGACATTTTTAGAAACAGAAACTACGTTCTGCATGGTATTTGTTCCGTCGGTCAAACTGCATACTGAGGGACCGAATCCAGAAGCCGGACAGGAGAAGTTCGTAGGAACCGTTTTATAATCGGATAGAAAAGCCTCAACGGCAAGAACTGCATTTTTAACATCGGATATGACCGTTCCTCTGTAGGCTTTGGTAACGTACCTTGTATATGCGGGTATAGCTATGCTGACGATTATCCCTAATATGGCAAAGACAACAAGTATTTCTATAAGAGTAAAACCTTTCCTCACATTCTCCTCCTTTCTTCAAGAAGCTTTTTCTTTATCGGGAAAAGCTCGCTTTCACTCCTTACTTTCCCATCTGGAGTTATATAAAACTTTCCACCCGCACTATCCTTCAAACCTTTCGGTATAAGTCCAGCAGTCTCAAGCTCTTCTATGCTTTTAGGGTTCCTTCCAAATTTAAGCCTGAATTGGTCTATGGCTTTACTTATCTCGTAAGCGGTCTGCAAAGTCTTAAGTCTTGAAGCCACAGCCTTTTTCATATTTTCATCTTTCATTATCCTGAGCTGCTCTCTGAGTAAAATTATGGCGAGCTCATACTTTCCTTCCTCATAGTAGAGCCTTGAAGCTAAAAGGGGCAGCAAGTTGTATTCCCTAGCAGATGGATGCCTCGCAGCTATCTTCAGATATTCAGCACCGTTCAGGTTGTCATTCAAGAAGTAAAAGTATATGAATCCTATATAAAAGGGAATTCGCCAATCGTCTATATGAACCATGCCCCTCTTCAATAGAGTTATAGCCTCCTCATAAAGTCCCACATCCCACGTGAGAAAGGCATTTGCCACGTAGTAAGGGTCAAAGTATCTGGGATTGTATGTTGTGATTGCGTCAAGACTTGTGTAAACCTTTAGCGCCACCTTTCTGTTGATATGACCTCTCCCCACATCCAGGGAGTAACCAATAAAGGAGAGAGTGTTTACAAAGTTCATGTCGCTAGTCCCGAAGTGGATATCCCTTGGCACAGCTATCAGGGCAGCCTTGTTTAAGAGAAGGTAACTTTCCGAAAAATCTCTCTTCAAGTCCTTGGCAATAAAATGAGACAGCATAAGATTCATGCAAAAGAAGAGTAGTGAAATAGAAAGTATAATAAATGACCTCATGAGAGCTCCCTTCTTCTAAATACAAGCATGCTAAGTCCTAAAAGGAAACCACTGTAAGTCAGAGATTTTAATAGCTCCAGCACAACCCTACCTACCTTTAAAGGTTCTGTACCCAGAATAACATCAACCCCAAGAGTTGAAAAGTTGGGCAGTGCATAAAACAGAATCTTAACAGCGTAAGCGACTAACGGGCTTACCTTGCCCTCATTAAAAGTTATGAAGTAGTAAAGGTTCTCTATAGAAGAACCTGCCAGGTAAATCACAACGCTTGCTAAAAAAACTAGAAAGAAGGTACTCATGAAGCTTGAGAAGAATATCACCACCGTGGAAAGAGAAAACAGCTTGACCCATAGAACTGCAATGACGACAAGCCCTTGAATAAGAAGTACTTCCTTTTTATAAGCATCGGGTATATAAACGTTCAATCCTTTCACAGACACAAGGAATAAAAATCCCAAAACAGCTGTCAGTATGAGTGTAAAAACTAAGAAACTGAAAGCTCTTCCTACCACATAACCATCCCTTGAGATACCCTTTGATATTATGGTGTATATAGCCTTCTTCTCTATATCCTTTGCCATTACATCCGTTGTTATAAAGAGCGTAGATACTACCAGAAAGAAGGTCAGGAAAGAGTAAGAAAAATCGGTTAAGAACTTGGTAAGGTCCTGAAGTGAAAATTCTGTCAATACCCTTGCAAATAGAAGCGATAAAAAGTATACGATGGCAACACCATAAAAGCTCTTCCTTCTGACATTTTCCTTAACCGTTATGTATGCAAAACCCAAGAGCCTGTTCAATCACAAAACCTCCTTCAATCCAGCTTCTTTAACCCTTTCAAGAAATAGCTCTTCTATGTTCTCAATATCTTTACCCTCAACTATATCTGTTAAGCGCCCCCCCACAATAACACCTACCCTGTCACACACCCTTTGGACATCGGGAAGTATGTGAGTGCTGAAGAAAACCGTTTTACCGTTAGCCTTCAATTCCAATATGAGATCCATGACTATCCTTCTCCCTATGGGATCCAAACCTGACATGGGTTCGTCAAGTATTATCAGTTCGGGTTCACATACAACAGTCTGAAGTATTCCAAACCTCTGGAGCATACCTTTTGAGTATTCTGACAGCTTCTTATCAAGAGCCCAGCTTATCTCCAACTTTTTCCCATAAATGTCAACCCTGTTCCAGAACTCCTTGGGCTCAACCCCTGAAACCAACCGAACAAATTTAAGAAACTCCTTTCCTGTAACGTTTGTGTAAAAGTAAGGATGCTCAGGAAGGAAGCCAACCTCTCTCTTCAGGTTAGAGTCGGTGTTTTCCTTTCCAAAGATAAAAACTTTTCCGGAAGAGGGCTTTATGAAACCCATTATTATCTTCATGGTGGTTGATTTTCCGGCGCCGTTTGGACCTATGAAGCCAAAGATCTCACCACGGTGAAGGGATAGGCTTATCCCTTTCAGGACCTCACGCTTGTTAAAGGATTTATGTATGTTTTCAAGCTTCAGAATTTCCATTAATCATATAAGAGCCCCCGCAAGGGGGGGCAATAGATTGATTACTGTACAACCCAACCTACGAGACCACCGCAACCTACACCGTTTAGGTCATCATTATCTGGAGTTGGAGCAGGTGGGTTAACAGGTAGTGCTCCTGCAGCGTTTCCAACGTAGGTGTCGTCTCTACATATATAGATGGCTGTTGAATCCGCGTCCTTAGCATACTCGGTATTTCCGTTGTTATGGTGTGCAGCCGCAACATATGTAGAACAGTTGGCATCCGTGTTAGCAACTATATCAACGTTTGCACTAACACCAAAGCCGACACCTGTAACAAGACCATCTGTAGCTCTTGTTCCTGCAACAGCAGCGCCTGCAACGGTTTGGGTTGCCCCGTTCAGCGGACCCGTGAGCGTAGCTCCGTTACCACAGGTACCTGTTAATCCATTCAATGGATTATTCTCTGAGCTACCGTATATCTGAAAGTCCGCATACAGAGCTTCTTCAGCGGTTGCAAGGTTCCTCAGGTCTGATTCTGCCGCGCTGTTGAATGCCCGCATCCTGTACTTTGCAAACTGCGGAATGGCTATAGCCGCAAGTATGGCGATAATTGCGATGACAACGAGGAGTTCAATCAGGGTGAAACCCCTCTCCCTGTTAAGCTTCCTTGCCTCTGCAAAGGCTTGGTAAAGGTCTCGCATGGCACACACCTCCTGTAAGGTTTGTTTACACATTATATCTTCATCGTGAAATTTTTGTGAAAGTTTAACTCGGCTTATGGCAATCTACCTATAAGGTCAACGGGGACGGGAAGCCCCGTGGTGTCAAACGAGGTGTAAATGGAGAGCCTTTACAACCTTTTCCTCCGCTTGCCTCAACCAGTCATAAGCTCTGCCGGGCATAAATTTAAGATACTATATTCCCGTTATGGAGAAGCGCACCTTTGAAGAGCTTGTAAAGGTTATGGAGGAGCTAAGGAGTAAGTGTCCCTGGGATAGGGAGCAAACCCACGAGAGTCTGAAGAAGTACCTCATAGAGGAAGCCTACGAGGTGTTGGATGCCATAGATTCTAAGGACGACGAAAAACTGAAGGAGGAGCTGGGAGACCTTCTACTCCAGCCCGTCTTCCACGCCCAGATAGCTAAGGAGAGGGGTGCCTTTAATATTTATGAGGTTATAGACAATCTGGTAAAGAAACTTATAGAGAGACATCCTCACGTTTTCGGAGATGCAAATCCCGAAGAAGTCTTAAAGAACTGGGAGAAGAAGAAGATGGAAGGAAGGGAAAGCGTTCTGGAAGGTATCCCCAAGCACCTGCCTGCCCTTATGAGGTCCCAGAAGCTCCAGGACAAGGCTTCACAGGTTGGCTTTGACTTCACGGACATATCTCAGGTATTTGAAAAGATAGAGGAGGAGATAAACGAGCTGAAGGAGTCCCTTGAAAAGGGGGACAGGAATAACATTAAACACGAGATAGGAGACATACTCACGGCTGTTGTAGAGCTGGCACGCTTCGTAGGAGTGGACGCGGAGGAAGCCCTGCAGGAGGCAAATGATAGGTTTATAAGAAGGTTCAGCTATATAGAGGTAAGGGCAAGGGAAGAAGGAAGAGACCTAAAGGATATGAGCCTTGAAGAGATGGATAAGTTGTGGGAGGAAGGAAAGAGGAAACTGGAAGGGGGTTCTCAGGGGTAATCCAGAACCCTGTCTATCTTCCTGCCTGTTATCTCCTCAAAGTACCTCTGTCCCACGCGTCCCAAAGAATGGGCTCCGAGAAGGATTATTGAAGTCTTCCCCTCGGCTATATCCTTCGCACTCTTCTCTATAAGTTTGGAAACCTCCTCCTCTTTATATCCCCTTCCGTCCTGAAGGGTGTCAGCAGGCACACCTATCAGGTTCTCTGCCTCTTCCTTGCCTATCAGGAGAACTCTCGTCTTTTCTGGCACGAACTCGGCATTTAATCTTACCTCTATTCTATTTTCAAGAAGCAGACCCTTGTACTCCTTTGGCACTCTGAAAGTAGGGGAGGTATGAGCGGGGATTTCTTCAAGAGGACAATCTTTCAGGCTGTCGGTTAAGAT from Hydrogenivirga caldilitoris includes these protein-coding regions:
- a CDS encoding dienelactone hydrolase family protein, which translates into the protein MKLLVFLLSVFFSVSWADEFIENMIKKLDERGDKAWWWDERWWNDGYIEPPKNYQVEVNWVTVKNGEVEIPVMVARPREKGKFPGVLFLHGRRGLDELFQLHAKRLAARGFIVVAPDLYTGRFIEKFPIEHDPVVEEDANKVLDYALSREDIEPKKVCVYGLTRGGFYSLRLLVAKNRQVRDIACWVGYYPHLQDPNRPEPMQVYRYHEDIEKVTVPVMFFVGSEEQYQRLRPALMAIDYLKSHGREAYIVVYPGVGRGFDFRDGNRRRFADDLASKDAIVRAAKFMEKNLKVKESP
- a CDS encoding cold-shock protein, whose product is MGLTGTVKWFSKDKGYGFITRDDNEGDVFVHFTAIQREGFKTLEQGQRVEFEIEEDAKGPRAKNVVILNGQ
- a CDS encoding DUF58 domain-containing protein, with the translated sequence MKVKVKRSGAIFIGITVFLGVAAANTGNNLLYILVSSMLALMLTSGISSIINLKNIEVRLIPPPEIYAHRRASFRVIARKSSVIPSFLIRVSSGIDETLFPIVDRRERETHLGFLFEKRGRVDRVRLTLSSDFPLGMFVRSMDISLDVPIVVFPAPIVTSLRILSSGSSMEGHSPYPFLTKGYEELKSIREYAGEPIKLIHWKLSAKKDELLVREMLDEEKEPVVLTLDMVEGDIETRLSKLAYLTIELIRLGYPVGLKLGDKEVPPERGNLQKLHILRELALY
- a CDS encoding ABC transporter permease; its protein translation is MNAGVKFSLTLIILLFLSALLADFIAPYPYDLQNRKSPYHPPTRVHIVKEGRLTLPYVNLYELQDPLFKVYRENESISCRLRFLSKTEFGFKLVSVEKPCKLYLLGGDKLGRDVFSRLLYGARYSLGVGIIGTLVTFFIGAIVGGISGYFGGRIDSLTMRLVEILMSIPTFYLLLSLRAVFPLELSSGQIFLMIVFILSLLGWAGLARVVRGMVLSIREREFVLAAKTYGAGTFRILRKHILPNTYYYLIVSATLSIPAYILGEAALSLLGLGIQEPEPSWGNMLSEVRNTNILSSFPWMLSPGMAIFLTILAFNILGDNLIKKR
- a CDS encoding DEAD/DEAH box helicase — protein: MKHYLVLESSEFSIDPPGGMLLYKTPAGKPIREELVEGRTLDERVPFKFLNPIQTLFFKKYRKGNALVTAPTSAGKSLIAFAFMKGKKGKKVYTAPTKSLVYEKALELKGLFGERVDVRTGDIIELYKTSRSEVVVATYENLALALRNKLQWVMEAGSIVIDEVHHLMGSRGWVLEEIITHLLERGVELLGLSATLPGSVSLAKWIKAELFIESFWRPVPLERKVIPLTEFREFVKVKEQDERLAAKLLTALYELKKPDEQVILFVHKKNVGWKVLELANREKIGVMNETVPFDKEEREEVELAFHNADIPKEEREEIERAFRKGELPVLVATHTLAYGVNLPADTVMIGVRAFYDRREGKIKVFPSQLDILQMEGRAGRLGIKEKGYSYLLPYGAKPHTLEEELRKSLEGEFTPYMKKQVEEGELSEELEKVLSLFVLIGFLYEGKKFRNFLKRTFSLKEYSRDPMIDDIYEWLEERGYIENNRLSDKALFCIRSGMSPINYEEFLRRKLLRLDKLTVVRPLLFVKRFDGLYEFVKRGESFPEDEFYIRSKLAPCGGECFADNTDQFLFYIEGLTFKYRNIQNPPGEFSYLGTDALHLLRILLDIRSFGDLDWSNEEILRIAHSVKYGLTEEYSSLGGIKGIGHIRANLLKRLIREEALQPPPIGGKTKDFIENLNAVEGGLERRLADILERDRYHGDVRRVEIEVKQVIKRLEGNREGVLIDDRILRTFGLFSLGPEALSMKKESLLSRVLG
- a CDS encoding type IV pilin protein — encoded protein: MRKGFTLIEILVVFAILGIIVSIAIPAYTRYVTKAYRGTVISDVKNAVLAVEAFLSDYKTVPTNFSCPASGFGPSVCSLTDGTNTMQNVVSVSKNVQLSYEKLASCAGTGGEVYKIHGVHALLPNWGFCFDACLGEYFETDGSGCP
- a CDS encoding ABC transporter ATP-binding protein — encoded protein: MEILKLENIHKSFNKREVLKGISLSLHRGEIFGFIGPNGAGKSTTMKIIMGFIKPSSGKVFIFGKENTDSNLKREVGFLPEHPYFYTNVTGKEFLKFVRLVSGVEPKEFWNRVDIYGKKLEISWALDKKLSEYSKGMLQRFGILQTVVCEPELIILDEPMSGLDPIGRRIVMDLILELKANGKTVFFSTHILPDVQRVCDRVGVIVGGRLTDIVEGKDIENIEELFLERVKEAGLKEVL
- a CDS encoding prepilin-type N-terminal cleavage/methylation domain-containing protein, translating into MRDLYQAFAEARKLNRERGFTLIELLVVIAIIAILAAIAIPQFAKYRMRAFNSAAESDLRNLATAEEALYADFQIYGSSENNPLNGLTGTCGNGATLTGPLNGATQTVAGAAVAGTRATDGLVTGVGFGVSANVDIVANTDANCSTYVAAAHHNNGNTEYAKDADSTAIYICRDDTYVGNAAGALPVNPPAPTPDNDDLNGVGCGGLVGWVVQ
- the mazG gene encoding nucleoside triphosphate pyrophosphohydrolase, whose amino-acid sequence is MEKRTFEELVKVMEELRSKCPWDREQTHESLKKYLIEEAYEVLDAIDSKDDEKLKEELGDLLLQPVFHAQIAKERGAFNIYEVIDNLVKKLIERHPHVFGDANPEEVLKNWEKKKMEGRESVLEGIPKHLPALMRSQKLQDKASQVGFDFTDISQVFEKIEEEINELKESLEKGDRNNIKHEIGDILTAVVELARFVGVDAEEALQEANDRFIRRFSYIEVRAREEGRDLKDMSLEEMDKLWEEGKRKLEGGSQG